GGGAAGCAAGAATGTAATTCAAAATCCAAAATCTAAAATCCCCTAACCCCTAACCCCTCGCAAGAGCGCCCCTCACTTCTCACCTCTGGCTTGGTGACAGCTGTAAATCTGAACCTAAAGTCAACTGCAAATCAGTTTCGGGATCGATTGCAATTAGATCAACTCTGTCTCGACCTAAGAATAGACCAACTAGCGCACCAATACCAGCACCACCCAAAACTTCTTCGGTGGCAATCGCTCTATCACCAGTTACAGCAGAAATCGCTGCTGCCGCTGCTGCCCCTAGCGCGGCATTCCTTACTATCCTCCCAGCATTAGCGCCTTTGCGGACTGTTTCAGTTCTGGTAATTACCTCAGAGGTAGCGTTGATCGGATATCGCTGACCCGTAGTCAAAACTAGTTCTCTGGCAACGAATTGAGAACCACCCTTAGCGGGTCGCAATTCACCGACTACCTGGCTGCCAGCTGGAATCAATACTGTACGCTCAGGAGTAATTACATTTTGTCCCACTGTTAGCGTTAAGGGAGCTGTTTCCTCCCGAGTGACGAGAATTCTTTCTGCTTGCTCATACCTGACAGGAATAGTAGTTCCGGTTGGGATTCTGACAACTGATGGTGTGGTTGGTTGCTGTGCCGCAATGTATGGCGAGTTAATTGCCGTGGCTTGCCCAGCACTGACTAATGCCTGATAGATAAAGGCTGCCACATCTGCACGCGTTGCTGTCTGATTCGGATTTAGGAACCTGACATTAGGATAGTTCACCACTAGCTGTTGCTCAGTTGCGGCTGCGATCGGATTACGTGCATATCCAGTGATCGCATTGGCATCAGCGTAGTATTGGTTGAGGATGTTGGAGGGGTCACCAGTAACGGAATAATTCAGACCGTTGGCGAGGGAAACCAAAACCTGCTCGCGGGGAATATTCTGGTTGGGCTCAAATCGATTGCCAGGATATCCAGCCAGAAAACCCCTTGTATAGGCTTGTTGAATCGCATTGGTAGCCCAGAAATTTTGCGGCACATCAATAAATTGGACTCCACCCCGTACCGCTGCTCTTTGGAAAGCATTGGCAACCATCGCAGCGAATTGGGCGCGGGTCACCGGCTGTTCTGGTCGGAAGTTATTATCGGGAAACCCTGCAATAATATCTCGCCTTGCCAATTCTCTAATAAACGGGCTTGCCCAGTAGTTTGCAGGTACATCAGCAAAAGTAGCAGCTTGAGCAAAAGCAGGCGCAGATGCAACCAGAGGTGCAACAGCACCCGTTGTTATACTCAGCGCCATTAATGCAGCAGTGCCAGACTGCCAGCGATTAAAACTAGACATTGAAAGCGTTCTCCAAAAAAGTTATGAGTCGTTATGTTAAATAAGTAGACATTAGAGAGAATATAAGGTTTCTAACTCTACTTAATTGCAGAAAGTTTCATATTTAAGCCTGAAAATGCCTAAATATGGCTATTCTTAGCCAAGGTAAAATTTACTTTCTCAAATAGTAATGACGTACTATTGACAAAATAGTTGCTTTAGTATCTAGAATTAATTAATTTTTTAATTAGCAAGTTAACAGCGCCTGAAAATAGTGCTGCAACAGACCAATTACCACCTCTGGCATTTCTAGATGAGGTAGCACTCCTACTCCGGCGATCGCCTCAAAAGCTTCAATTGCCTGCGGGTTCATCTGTGCCAGCCGCCGCCCCAAATTAACGCTAGTAAATTGTGCTTGATCTCCCCACAGCATGACTGTAGGCAGCTTGAGTTGCTGAATATACAAACTAAGGTCAAAGTAAAGGTCGCCGCGCAAAAATGCCAGCGCCGCATATTCTGCATTAGGCTGTTGTGCCGATGCTAGATAAGCCTCTACCATCTCTTCAGACACTCGCTCTGATTTGGCAAAGAGAAATCGCTGTAGAAAGTTGCGTACCGCCACTGCATTCTCAGCACCCACCGCATAAATCAAGCGATCCAATAGCGGCGTTGAAATCAACTGTAGCGGGAGTCGGCGCCCAGCACCTTGCCCAAAGTCGTCAAAGCCAGATGGACAAACTAGTAGACCACCACGCTGATTTTGACAAGCGGAATGAGATTGGAGAAACTAAAGAAAAACCAGAAACTCCAATGCCAGAAAAATTCATTGTCAACCTCAATACAGAAGAACGAGAATACTTGCATCAATTAACGCATAAGGGTAAATGTCCAGCTCGTGTGTTCAAGCGAGCACATATCCTGTTGCTTGCCGATGAAGGACATGCTGATGAAACAATTGCTCAAATGCTACATGTGGGAGAATCAACGGTACATCGGACTCGTCAAAAGTGTGTAGATGGTGGAGTTAAGTTTGCCTTGAGCGAGCAACCTCGTCCAGGCGGAAAACGTAAATTGGATGGACGCGCAGAAGCTTTTCTGATAGCAACGGCTTGTAGTGATGCGCCGACAGGACAGAAACGATGGACGATGCAGATGTTAGCAGATCGCCTCGTGGAACTACAGCTAGTGGACAGCATCTCAGACGAGACGGTACGACGAGTGTTAGAAAAAACGACATCAAGCCGTGGTTAAACCAACAGTGGTGCATTTCACAGGTGAATGCAGATTTTATCTGGCGGATGGAGGAGGTTTTAGACTTGTACGAGCAACCCTACAATCCATGTGAGCCGGTGGTTTGCTTTGATGAGCGCCCCGTGCAACTAGTGAGCGAAACCCGCACCCCACTTCCTCGAGAACCAGGAAAACCAAAGCGTTATGACTATGAGTACAAGCGTGAAGGCACGTGCAATCTATTTGCCTTTTTTCAACCGTTAGCACAGTGGCGACATATCAAAGTGACTGACCAACGCACTGCACAAGATTTTGCCTTGTGTATGCAGTATTTGGTGGATGTCTTATTCCCATTTGCACACCTAATTCATGTTGTGTTGGACAACTTGAACACCCATACGCCCGCTGCTTTGTATCAAACCTTTGACGCGGTTGAAGCTCGTCGTATTCTCGAGAAGTTACAGTTTCACTACACTCCAGTTCATGGCAGTTGGTTAAATATGGTCGAACTGGAACTATCGGTTTTATCTGGTCAATGTTTAGAGCGTCGCATTCCGTCCACTGAAGAACTGTCTAGAGAAGTCGCAGCATGGGAAGCATCTCGTAATCAGGCTCAAGCAAGCGTGAACTGGCGTTTCACTAACACTCAAGCACGAATCAAGCTAGAACGTTTGTATCCTCAACCAAGCCTGTCAGAATCTAGCCTGTCAAAATTGTAGTGGTGGTCTACTAGAAACAGTGCCTGGAATAAATCGGGTTGCTCAATTGCTAAGCGGATAGTTAAAGCAGCCGTCAGAGAAGATGCAACTACCGCCACTGGAGCGTGACAAGTTTGTTGGATAAACTCTGCTATTGTCTTTAGATAGTCTGCAACCTGGTAGTCTCGGGTTGGATGAGCAGACTGACCCCAACCGATTAAGTCTGGAGCTAAAACGCGGTAATCATTGGCAAAAGCAGGGTAAACCTTAGACCACTCGTAAGCGGAAGACCCGCCGCCAAAGCTGTGCAAGAAGATTAACGTGGGTAATTCACCCTCAGTAGATACTGACCACGGTGCAGCCACTGGGGTATAGTAAACCATTTTCCCCAGGGAAGTTTCTATGACTTGTTGGCCGAAGCCAGACGGTTGAAACTGGAGCATATTGGTAAAAACAGCTGAGTGTCCAGAGGGTGGGCATTGATGATTGGGAAAAAGTTGGAAAGGCACACGGCGAGTTTTTTCATGAAATTCGACCAGCCACCACAATGGTAGAAGTAAGCCGCTTAATTAAGTCGGAAATTTTAGTAGAGATTGAAGCAGATGCCTTAATCATTGAGTCGCACAGTTAAAAGGTGATATTGATATGACTGAAAAAAATCGCTCTCAATGGGATGCTGGCAGGTTTATCCAAACCCTTGCTTATTTCGAGGTGATACCTTTATTCAGCTGGCTACAGCGGTTGATCCAAGGTCGCGCGAACGATAATAAAGATAGACCTGCTGGAGGAAAGCGAGTGGGAGTGGTATTAGTAGCTGGGGCAACGGGTGGTGTCGGGAAGCGAGTGGTACAGCGACTGGTTGAGCGTGGTTACAAAGTGCGATCGCTCGTTCGAGACATTGACAAGGCAAGGGCGATCCTTGGCAATGAGGTGGAATTAGCCGTCGGCGACATTACCCAACCAGAAACTTTAACTGATGAAATGATGGCAAACGTCCAAGCCGTGGTGTGTTGTACTGCGGTACGGGTGCAGCCTGTGGAAGGAGACACACCGGATCGTGCCAAATACAATCAAGGCGTTAAATTCTACCAACCCGAAATTGTAGGAGACACGCCAGAAAGGGTGGAATATCAGGGAGTAAAAAACCTGGTACAGGCTGCTAGTAATTTTGTTACGACATCAGCCAATGAAAAACTGCTATTTGATTTCACCAACCCCTCTGAAGATTTGAAGAACATTTGGGGGGCTGTGGATGATGTCGTCATGGGTGGTGTGAGTGAGAGTGAGATTCAATTAGTGGATGGCACCGCTTTATTCACTGGCAATGTGTCAACTGCCAACTCCGGCGGCTTTGCTTCAGTTCGCACCCGCAACTTTGAGCCACCATTTAACTTAGTTGGGTACGAAGGAGTAGAGTTGCGCGTTAAAGGAGACGGCAAGCGCTATAAGTTCCTCATCCGCACAGAAACAAAATGGGATGGTGTTGCCTACTCTTATTCTTTCGACACTGTGAGTAATAGCTGGATCAGTGTCCGTATCCCCTTTACTGAGTTAATTCCGGTGTTTCGTGCCAAGACTTTGAAGGACTTTCCGGCAATTGACCTTAGCAAAATCTACTCGTTTCAGCTGATGCTGAGTAAGTTTGAATACGACGGTGAGCTGAACCCCAGGTTTTCGCCTGGTAGCTTTACTTTGCAGGTCGAATCAATCCAAGCTTATAGCAGCGCGTCATTGCCACAATTTGTGCTAGTCAGTTCAGCGGGGGTGACTCGTCCCGGTCGTCCAGGGATTAATCTAGAGGAAGAGCCACCAGCAGTACGGTTGAACGATCAGCTCGGGGGTATCCTGACGTGGAAGTTGCGGGGAGAGGAGAGTGTAAGGGAAAGTGGAATGCCTTACACCATCATTAGACCTTGTGCCTTGACTGAAGAACCAGGAGTTAAGGCGTTGATTTTTGAGCAAGGCGACAACATCAAAGGCAAAGTGAGTCGGGATGCGATCGCTGAGGTTTGCATTCAGGCACTGGAACAACCGCAAGCTTGTAATGTGACTTTTGAGGTAAAAGAGGGTAGCGATCAATCTATAGACTGGCAGAGTCTATTCAATAGCCTGGAGCGCGATGATTAATTAATTGCATATACGCTAAAGCTATGCAGAAAAAGAATATTTTCAAGAAAATAGCAATGCTTTGCATGGCTCTACTGGTAGTAGTTTTTGTTTGGGGCTGGTTAGTTCCTGATCTTGCCTCATCTCAACAAGAGCAATCTCGGATCAATGCACTGGAAGCAGACCTTTATAGAATCGAATCACGGCTTAACCGGATAGAAGCTCAGCTTACTCAACTGGGTAGAGGTGATTCTCCCAGAGCGCCAGCTACCCCACCTCAAATCAACTCTAGACAAAAAAGACCACAATTGAGTCGCGAGCAAATGTTTGATCGGCTAGCAACCTTAGTGATCGAACTTAGAGAACAAATCAAGCAATTAGAGGCTCGCGTTTCTAAGCTGGAGGCACGCCCAGCACCAAGTAAGATCAATTAATAGTGACAACTACACCACATTGAAAAAGATATTCACGCTGGTAATTCTGACACTGATAGTGCTAGCGATCGCCCACAACCCAGACGCTTTGGCGGCAGATACAAGCAATGGAGCCAAAATCTTCAGTGCCAACTGTGCTGCTTGTCATATGGATGGAGGAAATATCGTTAAGCGTGGTAAGAACTTGAAGCAAAAAGCACTTAAAAGATACGATATGGACTCACTAGAGGCGATCGCCTATCTGGTGGAGAATGGCAAAAATGCTATGCCAGCCTATAAGGACCGTCTGAGCAATCAGCAAATTCTCAACGTGTCAGCCTATGTCTTAGAGCAAGCAGCGGCAGGCTGGAAAAGCAGTTAGAAATTGCCCTCTAAGTAATTTCCACATTTTTCAAAACTTTACGTTAAATTCAGTAATTTCTACAGCTCTAATTAAGAGAAAAATCAATTACGTTTAATTTATCTGCAATCAACTACTTTCTCATTTAGGTACAATTCAGCCCAGCAAACAAATCTCCACCTATCTACTTAGATGAGGGAGTAAGTGTTACTGAGCCAAAAAAGTCATGAGGGTTAATCGCAGACTCTAGCTTAAGTTCCGGTTTAACATTTTTTGTACACTGGCGCTCAGTTTAATACATCTCTAACATCTACCAACTTTTATGAACGCAGCAATTACTACCTTCAACAACACTGTAGAATTTCAACCTGAGGATGCTAAAGATTGGTACAACAAGGGTGAAACACTGGCTAATTTAGGTCAATACAAAGAAGCGCTAGCTAGCTTTAATCAAGCGGTGGAAATTCAACCTAACAACCATGCAGCCTGGGTCTTTCGAGGAGTTGTATTAATTCACTTGAATTGCTATGAAGAAGCGCTTGCCAGTTGTGAAAAAGCATTAGTAATTCAACCCAATGACAAACAAGCATGGCTCTTTCGAGGTGCGGCATTAAATTACCTAGGGCGCTACAAGCAGTCATATACTAGCTACGACAAAGCCTTGGGGATTGAGCGACAATCAGGATGGCAAAAACTGAGCCAGAACTTGAAGGGAATTTTTAGACTTGGTAATTCTACTGTATCTATTTCCAGCTAGGCATGACTGAAACGATAACTGGTTGGTGAGTTATGTCCCTCACTCCTTTTTGGTGAATCTAAGCCTCAAGATAGGGTATTTCTCACAACAGCCAAGTCTAAGCTGATGATGTGTTCAGTAATTCCTCTGGAGGACATAGTTATGCCTGGTGGTCATGCTAGCCATAAAGGTACTTCTGCCAAACCCAATACAAACGCTGACGGTGTGATTGATGATGCGGCTGACATGACAGTAGACCCCGAGGATCTTCTGCCTGAAGAGCTTACCAACGCAGAGACTCTCAGAACCGACGAATTTGTCGATTATCCTCCCGCTATCCAACGCCCAGGCGAGCAGTCAGAATCCGGCAAGGAGTAGGATTGATAGCCTAACGGTTCAAACCGTTGGATTCACCCCGAAATGCTGCTGCGATCGCTGATATTGGTAGAGCTAAGCTATCCCATGCCGGGATAGGTTTGCTTATCATATTTCTGAGACAATTTTTCGGCTAAGCCTGAAGCTCCTAGAGATCGGGGAGGACGGCAGATATGGCTATTATGAAAAGTTTGGAAAAAATTTCTGACACCATCTGGGAAATTCCTGTTTCCTATAAAGAGGGGATGCAAGTACCTGCTCGGATTTATGGAACAGAGAAGTTAATTCAGGAAATGGATGAAGCAGTTTATGACCAAGTTACCAATGTAGCAATGCTGCCAGGGATAACTAAGTATGCCTTGTGTATGCCTGATGGACACTTTGGCTATGGATTTCCGATTGGTGGAGTTGCTGCCATGAATGTGGAACAAGGGGGTGTAATCTCTCCGGGCGGCATTGGTTTTGATATCAATTGTGGAATGCGCTTGGTGGTTACTAACCTAACTTACAGTGAAGTCAAACCCTATATCAAACAATTAGTAGACAAGCTCTATGAAAGGGTACCTGCTGGCGTAGGAAGTACTGGCTTCGTGAAGATTTCCCGGCAAGAGTTTCGCCAAATTGCTGAACAGGGCGCTCGTTGGTGCATCCACAATGGTTATGGCTGGGAAGAAGATTTGGAACTGACTGAAGAAAGCGGCTGCTTTAAAGGTGCCGATGCTTCAAAGATCAGTGAAAAGGCGATAGATCGTGGTTTCAATCAAATTGGCACCTTAGGTTCTGGCAACCACTATCTTGAAATTCAGGTTGCTCGAAAGGAAAACATTTTTGATTGGGAACTAGCCCGAAGTTTAGGAATTACCACCTCAGATCAGGTAGTGGTAATGTTCCATTGTGGTAGTCGGGGATTTGGTCATCAGGTGGCAACAGACTATCTGCAAGTCTTTCTAAAAGTGATGGAGAGCAAGTATGGAATTAAGATCCTTGATCGGGAATTAGCCTGTGCTCCTTTTGAATCCCCTGAAGGTAGGGATTATTTCGCGGCAATGAAGTGCGGCGTCAATATGTCTTTTGCCAATCGTCAAGTTATCCTACACCGTATCCGCGAGGTATTTTCAGCGGTATTCGGACGCTCAGCAGAAGATCTTGGTATGCATATGGTCTATGACGTAGCACATAACACAGCCAAGCTTGAACGTCACGTAGTTGATGGGCAAGAGCGATCGCTTTTGGTGCATCGTAAGGGTTCTACGCGAGCTTTCGGACCCGAAATGGCAGATCTTCCTGAGCGGTACAAGACGATTGGGCAGCCAGTGATCATTGGCGGCAGTATGGAGACAGGGTCTTATTTATTAGTTGGCGTGCCTAGTGGCGATCAGACTTTCTTTAGTACCGCCCATGGTAGTGGGCGCACGATGAGCCGTACGAAGGCGCGAAAAACCTGGCAGGGAGAAAAACTTCAAAAGGAGATGGCAGCACGAGGTATTTACGTCCGCAGTACCTCTTGGTCAGGGCTAGCCGAGGAAGCGGGGGGAGCCTACAAAAATGTTGATGATGTGATTGAAGCGACTGAGTTAGCTGGAATTAGTAAAAGGGTTGTTCGGTTTACGCCGATTGGTAACATTAAGGGATGAGTAGCACTAAATTAGTTCTATGCTAAGTAGATAATTTAGTGAATGTTATCTTTTATTAATTAATACATCTCACGAGCATGCAAGCAGCTTTGTATTAACTCCTAACCGCCAGCTTGCTCGTGAGATAATAGTAACGTTATCGAACCAAATGCAGTATGTCACGTACCACACTGTAACCAGCCAAATCCCAGAGTAGATAGGCGAGAAATCCAATCATAGCTAGACGCCCATTCCAAAGTTCAGCTTGAGGATTCCAACCAAACAAAAAGGTATTACGATCTTTGCCGTTGTATTCTGTAGCAACTACTGGTAAATCAGTAGAAGGACGAGTTTCCATTTTTTGCTCCTGAATTTAAGTTAGGTTTTTATCTTTAGCTGTTAACCAACTAGGTTTAGGACGTTACGCACAACACTATAACCAGCTAAATCCCAAAGCAGATAAGCAAGGAATCCAATCATTGCCAAGCGTCCGTTCCAAAGCTCAGCTTGGGGATTCCAACCAAACAGAAAAGCATTACGATCTTTACCGTTATATGCAGTAGCAACTGGTGGCAAATCAGTAGTAGGGCGAGTTTCCATTTTTTCCTCTAAACATAAATTAACTTTACATATCTTTAATATAGCTACACCTCTAATTGCTGCTTTCCGTCTTTAGGAACAAACCGTTCGCACTTCTAGGGGACGATTCTAGAAGGGATGTTTTGGAGAGAATTCTATCGCCAGAGAGTGTAAAACCTGCTATATTGCCAAAAAATATCAAGAGTAACTTTATATAAGTATCTTTATTTACATACCAACTTAGAGCATCACTTGATTTTTGCATCGTTAAAATGAACCTCATCCCGCCAAAGACATAACTTTCAGACCTGAGGTGGATGCTTTAATACTGTTGTCTGCAACAATTGTGAAGTTATACAGAGTTGAGTTTTACTTTAAGATATAAAATTCCTCCTCACAAAAATCTCTTTACTCAGCGCCGACTTCAGCTTTAACGAAGGAAATACTCATGTTTCAGACTACGGGAATGCTCCTGGGACTGTACAAACCACTCTTCTGGCTGGCACAGGTTCTACCACCCCCTGGCGGAGTTACCACCCCAGAAACCGCAGCACTTGTGTTTTCAGGACCAAGATTTTTTGTTGCCTTGATCTCAGGTGTGATCCTGGCATTTGCGATCCAACTAGTATTAACAAACCTCTCTGTTGCCGCCGGAATTTCCTACTTAGGGCAGCAATCAGGCTCATCGGATTCCTCAAGTCAGGATCAATCCGGTAACTTAGGCGGCACAATTCGCAAAATTGGTACAGCAGTAGGGCTTTGGACATTAATTACAGTTACCATCGCCTTGTTTATTGCTTGTTTCCTAGCCGTCAATTTGAGCTTATTGGCTCTAGATCTGGGACTGGGAGCAATCCTTGGCTTAGTGATTTGGGGAGCATACTTTGTACTACTTGTATGGCTAAGTTCGACAACAGTAGGTTCCTTGGTAGGCTCGGTCTTCAACACGGCAACTGCTGGCTTTCAAGCGATTATGGGGACAGCTACCGCCGCTCTGGGCGCTAAAACTGTAAACGATCAGGTCGTTAGGACGGCAGAGGCAGCTGCCTCCGCTGTACGCCGCGAATTCGGCTCAGCTATAGATCCTATGAGCATCCGGGAAAATATTGAGGATTATTTAGAAACGCTGCGACCCCCAGAGCTAGATCTATCGAGAATTCGGAGTGAATTTGAAAATTTACTGAACGATCCCCAATTGAAAGCGCTTGCTGGCACTCCAGATTTACGCAATATTGATCGGCAGAGGCTTGTGGAATTAGTCAGTGGTCGCACTGATTTATCAAAACGAGACATTAATCGCATCGTAGACCAGCTAGAAAGCGTTTGGCGGCAAGTGGTAGATAAACAAGCTCCCCAGCAAGACCGCCTGGGTGAGCTGATTGAATATCTTAAATCTGTGCAACCAGGACAGACGAAAACAGATGAGCTAAACCAAAAGCTGGATCAGCTGACGGCAGAAGTACGTTCCTCAAAGGGTGCTGGCCAAGGGCAATCTGAACAATCTACCGCAGGTCCGCTCCAGCAAACACTGCAGTCTGGCATCAACACTCTGATCGGCATGGTGATGGGGCGAGCAGATCTCTCGGACTTTGATGTTCAAACAATCTTGCGATCGCTCTTAACTGCTAGAGACAAAGT
This window of the Chroococcidiopsis sp. CCMEE 29 genome carries:
- a CDS encoding S-layer homology domain-containing protein; this encodes MSSFNRWQSGTAALMALSITTGAVAPLVASAPAFAQAATFADVPANYWASPFIRELARRDIIAGFPDNNFRPEQPVTRAQFAAMVANAFQRAAVRGGVQFIDVPQNFWATNAIQQAYTRGFLAGYPGNRFEPNQNIPREQVLVSLANGLNYSVTGDPSNILNQYYADANAITGYARNPIAAATEQQLVVNYPNVRFLNPNQTATRADVAAFIYQALVSAGQATAINSPYIAAQQPTTPSVVRIPTGTTIPVRYEQAERILVTREETAPLTLTVGQNVITPERTVLIPAGSQVVGELRPAKGGSQFVARELVLTTGQRYPINATSEVITRTETVRKGANAGRIVRNAALGAAAAAAISAVTGDRAIATEEVLGGAGIGALVGLFLGRDRVDLIAIDPETDLQLTLGSDLQLSPSQR
- a CDS encoding chlorophyll a/b-binding protein → METRPTTDLPPVATAYNGKDRNAFLFGWNPQAELWNGRLAMIGFLAYLLWDLAGYSVVRNVLNLVG
- a CDS encoding IS630 family transposase (programmed frameshift), translating into MPEKFIVNLNTEEREYLHQLTHKGKCPARVFKRAHILLLADEGHADETIAQMLHVGESTVHRTRQKCVDGGVKFALSEQPRPGGKRKLDGRAEAFLIATACSDAPTGQKRWTMQMLADRLVELQLVDSISDETVRRVLEKNDIKPWLNQQWCISQVNADFIWRMEEVLDLYEQPYNPCEPVVCFDERPVQLVSETRTPLPREPGKPKRYDYEYKREGTCNLFAFFQPLAQWRHIKVTDQRTAQDFALCMQYLVDVLFPFAHLIHVVLDNLNTHTPAALYQTFDAVEARRILEKLQFHYTPVHGSWLNMVELELSVLSGQCLERRIPSTEELSREVAAWEASRNQAQASVNWRFTNTQARIKLERLYPQPSLSESSLSKL
- a CDS encoding RtcB family protein, which codes for MAIMKSLEKISDTIWEIPVSYKEGMQVPARIYGTEKLIQEMDEAVYDQVTNVAMLPGITKYALCMPDGHFGYGFPIGGVAAMNVEQGGVISPGGIGFDINCGMRLVVTNLTYSEVKPYIKQLVDKLYERVPAGVGSTGFVKISRQEFRQIAEQGARWCIHNGYGWEEDLELTEESGCFKGADASKISEKAIDRGFNQIGTLGSGNHYLEIQVARKENIFDWELARSLGITTSDQVVVMFHCGSRGFGHQVATDYLQVFLKVMESKYGIKILDRELACAPFESPEGRDYFAAMKCGVNMSFANRQVILHRIREVFSAVFGRSAEDLGMHMVYDVAHNTAKLERHVVDGQERSLLVHRKGSTRAFGPEMADLPERYKTIGQPVIIGGSMETGSYLLVGVPSGDQTFFSTAHGSGRTMSRTKARKTWQGEKLQKEMAARGIYVRSTSWSGLAEEAGGAYKNVDDVIEATELAGISKRVVRFTPIGNIKG
- the petJ gene encoding cytochrome c6 PetJ, giving the protein MKKIFTLVILTLIVLAIAHNPDALAADTSNGAKIFSANCAACHMDGGNIVKRGKNLKQKALKRYDMDSLEAIAYLVENGKNAMPAYKDRLSNQQILNVSAYVLEQAAAGWKSS
- a CDS encoding tetratricopeptide repeat protein, yielding MNAAITTFNNTVEFQPEDAKDWYNKGETLANLGQYKEALASFNQAVEIQPNNHAAWVFRGVVLIHLNCYEEALASCEKALVIQPNDKQAWLFRGAALNYLGRYKQSYTSYDKALGIERQSGWQKLSQNLKGIFRLGNSTVSISS
- a CDS encoding CIA30 family protein, with the translated sequence MTEKNRSQWDAGRFIQTLAYFEVIPLFSWLQRLIQGRANDNKDRPAGGKRVGVVLVAGATGGVGKRVVQRLVERGYKVRSLVRDIDKARAILGNEVELAVGDITQPETLTDEMMANVQAVVCCTAVRVQPVEGDTPDRAKYNQGVKFYQPEIVGDTPERVEYQGVKNLVQAASNFVTTSANEKLLFDFTNPSEDLKNIWGAVDDVVMGGVSESEIQLVDGTALFTGNVSTANSGGFASVRTRNFEPPFNLVGYEGVELRVKGDGKRYKFLIRTETKWDGVAYSYSFDTVSNSWISVRIPFTELIPVFRAKTLKDFPAIDLSKIYSFQLMLSKFEYDGELNPRFSPGSFTLQVESIQAYSSASLPQFVLVSSAGVTRPGRPGINLEEEPPAVRLNDQLGGILTWKLRGEESVRESGMPYTIIRPCALTEEPGVKALIFEQGDNIKGKVSRDAIAEVCIQALEQPQACNVTFEVKEGSDQSIDWQSLFNSLERDD
- a CDS encoding chlorophyll a/b-binding protein produces the protein METRPSTDLPVVATEYNGKDRNTFLFGWNPQAELWNGRLAMIGFLAYLLWDLAGYSVVRDILHLVR